GATCCGCGCGCTTCCACCACCACCGCACCGACTCACCAGCACCCAGCCCCGGCTCCGCGTTCAACGTGAACCGGACCGTCCCACCCTGGTGGTAGTGACCCGACAGGGCGGTGAAGAAGAGCACCGGGTCAGACGGCGCCGCGTCCGTGACCGCGAGGGTCGTCGACAGGGACCGGACCCACAGCCCGCTACGGGGCTCGCGGACGGAGACGAAGACCTGGGCCTTGTCGAGCGCCATGTCCGCGGTCAGGTCGAGGGTCGACGACGTCGCCCCTTCGATGACCTCGAGCTCCGTCCCCCCGGGCTTCAGCAGCGACCACTGCCACCGGAACGTGTCGTTCGCGGGGTAGAGCTCGGCGTTCAGCCGGATGGGCTGCCCCACGCGGTAGACCGTCTGCTTGCCCGAGAGCAGGAGCTCACGCTCCTTCACCGTCGGGGTGAACGGCGCGGACTGGGCGACCACGCTCCCGTCCGCCGCGACGATCTGCAGCGCGAGCTCGACCCAGCCGAAGTCCTGGACGTAGACGTTGAAGGGGTTGGCGCCCGTGATGCTGTCGCCGTACCACGTGCTCGTCGGCTCCCACACCGCCGAGGTACGCGGGTTGCGCATGACCCAGCGGTAGGCCTGGCCCGCCTGCAGCGCAGCGTGCGTGGCCGTCAGCTCGGCCCACTCGCCCTCGAGGTACGAGCCGGACAGCCCGGCGAGCGTCAGCGGCGCGCCGGAGCCGACGTTCGGGCCGGACACCACGAGCGGGACGGCGGCCGACTCCTGCAGCGTCCGGTTGCCTTCCCGCAGCTCCACGACGAGTCGCCACCCGTCGTAGGACGTGGTCAGCTCGCGCACGAGCTCGGCGTAGGGCGCCTCGCCGACGTCGGACATCACGTAGCTCGTGCCGCCGGAGACCGGCTCGATGATCCAGCGGAAGCTCTGGCCCTCGGCCGGCGTGATGCCGGCGGCCCGTGCACGCAGCGTCTCACCCGCCGCGTACGAGGCCTTGACGCCCTCGACGACCAGCACGCCGGTGTCGGCGTTCCTGACCGTCACGGTCGTCGCCGCCGACGTCGAGGACGAGAACTCGTTGCTCCAGGTGGGCGTGTACGTCGCGGTGAGCGACCTCGCCCCGAGCGGCAGCGCCGACGTGGTCAGCGTCGCGGCGCCGTTCGTGACGGCGGTGTGCCCGAGGCTGCTGCTGCCGTCGAAGAACTCCACCCAACCGGTGGCGGCAGCGGGGGACACGGCCGCCGTGAGCGTCACCGGGCTCCCGGCGGTCACGGCGGACGAGCTGGCCGACAGCGTCGTCGTCGTCGCGGCCGCCGGGTCGAGGGCACCGACGTGGAACGTGTAGTCGACCGGCGCCGAGGAGACCGGCGCCCCACCGACGGTCCCGCTCGCGGTCACGGTCAGCACGTACGTCCCCCGCGCCGAGAAGGCCCAGTTGGCGTGGACGTGCTGGCCGGCGGAGAGGGCGTACGAGCGGTGGGTGTCGCCCTGGCTGGACAGGAGCCGGCGCGGCCCGGTGAAGGGGGTCTGGAAGAGGTTCACCGTGCCCGGGCCGGTCACGCCGGTCAGGTTGATCTGGACGCGGTTGCCGTCGAGCACGCCGCTCGGGACACCCTCGGTGTTGAAGCCCGGCCAGAGCACGGTGCCGCCGGGGTTCGTCTCGGGCGCGATCCACACGTCCGAGCCGGCCGCCCCGAGGAAGGCGAACTGCGCGCTGTCCGGGACCTGCAGCCGGGTCTCCTCCTCGACGTTGAAGATCGTCGAGGAGGGGTCCAGCCGCTTGCCGAAGACGCCGTCGACGTCCGCCTTGGTGCCGAGCACGAGCTGGCCCGCCTCCGAGAAGACGGCGATGGCGTCGGTGTGCACCTTCGAGAGCACCCGCTTGGCCTGGCTCTCCGGCGGGGCGGCCTCCGCGGCCGACGCCGTCGCCGGCAGCGCCGACGCGAGCACCGCCAGTAGGCCGGTCATGCCGAGCAGAGCCCGGGATCGTCGTTTGACGTGCATGGGTCTCCCTTCCGCCGCAGCAGCAGCGGCATGTCGTTGATGAACGGGGGTGGGATACGAGCAGGAGCAGGAGTTCCTGCGTGAGGGGGCTGTCGGGCAGAGCTTAGATGACAACGGTTGTCGTTGTCCTACACTGTCGTCATGACAGTCCCCCCGCGCCGGGACCCCGGCGCTCCCCGGCTGCTGCGCAGGAGGAGCCCTGCCCGCTGGCGCGACCGCCCGCCACTGCCGGCCAGGCGCACCGTGAGCGCGCGTCCCGGGGAGCACTGGGCACGTCTCTGAGCACGCAGCCGAGCCAACGACCAGAGGAGGAGCCTGATGTCGGCCCACTGCCAGGTGACGGGACGTGAACCCGGATTCGGGAACACGATCTCGCACTCCCACCGTCGGTCGAAGCGCCGCTTCGACCCCAACATCCAGCGCAAGACCTACTGGGTACCGAGCCTCGGGCGGAAGGTGTCCCTCCGGGTGAGCACCAAGGGCATCAAGACCATCGACCGCCGCGGCATCGACGCGGTCGTCGGCGAGATCCTCGCCCGCGGGGAGCGCGTCTGATGGCCAAGCGGAGCAAGATCGCCCGGGACCAGCAGCGCC
This genomic window from Motilibacter aurantiacus contains:
- a CDS encoding choice-of-anchor M domain-containing protein, which codes for MTGLLAVLASALPATASAAEAAPPESQAKRVLSKVHTDAIAVFSEAGQLVLGTKADVDGVFGKRLDPSSTIFNVEEETRLQVPDSAQFAFLGAAGSDVWIAPETNPGGTVLWPGFNTEGVPSGVLDGNRVQINLTGVTGPGTVNLFQTPFTGPRRLLSSQGDTHRSYALSAGQHVHANWAFSARGTYVLTVTASGTVGGAPVSSAPVDYTFHVGALDPAAATTTTLSASSSAVTAGSPVTLTAAVSPAAATGWVEFFDGSSSLGHTAVTNGAATLTTSALPLGARSLTATYTPTWSNEFSSSTSAATTVTVRNADTGVLVVEGVKASYAAGETLRARAAGITPAEGQSFRWIIEPVSGGTSYVMSDVGEAPYAELVRELTTSYDGWRLVVELREGNRTLQESAAVPLVVSGPNVGSGAPLTLAGLSGSYLEGEWAELTATHAALQAGQAYRWVMRNPRTSAVWEPTSTWYGDSITGANPFNVYVQDFGWVELALQIVAADGSVVAQSAPFTPTVKERELLLSGKQTVYRVGQPIRLNAELYPANDTFRWQWSLLKPGGTELEVIEGATSSTLDLTADMALDKAQVFVSVREPRSGLWVRSLSTTLAVTDAAPSDPVLFFTALSGHYHQGGTVRFTLNAEPGLGAGESVRWWWKRAD
- the rpmB gene encoding 50S ribosomal protein L28 gives rise to the protein MSAHCQVTGREPGFGNTISHSHRRSKRRFDPNIQRKTYWVPSLGRKVSLRVSTKGIKTIDRRGIDAVVGEILARGERV